Proteins found in one Coffea eugenioides isolate CCC68of chromosome 5, Ceug_1.0, whole genome shotgun sequence genomic segment:
- the LOC113771376 gene encoding putative receptor-like protein kinase At3g47110, protein MGRCWNISRNGPVLHGGRPHLEAMVSEDCSTHHRLAALIILQEVKTRLDGGPSFHDLIVLVWNLAGISILQALSIYLVLFFQKRVRYCFPCSSTADQSALLAFRDRMITSDSHKILAKNWSVTSSVCDWMGVTCHARQRRVTDLNISSMKLTGTLPPQLGNRYFLVSLNISSNNFHGELPRELVHLRRLRYLDFGINNLCGEIPSWFGSLYKLQYLSVRIYSFTGSIPPSISNMSSLETSWLSCNSIEGTVPTEFQNLHNLKNLIIESNQLSDPLPLHAFNLSSMESVSFLNNSLSGILHICHRLQKLTWLCLAENNLIGRIPSTVSQCSLLRYLALFGNHFTGSIPNGIGNLTMLEDLYLQMNNLTGKMY, encoded by the exons ATGGGGAGATGCTGGAATATATCAAGAAACGGTCCTGTTTTGCACGGTGGACGCCCTCACCTTGAAGCTATGGTCTCCGAAGACTGTTCGACTCATCACCGACTTGCTGCCCTGATAATCCTACAAGAGGTTAAAACACGACTTGATGGAGGTCCATCCTTCCATGATCTAATAGTACTTGTTTGGAACTTAGCAGGAATATCAATATTACAGGCTCTTTCCAtttatttggttttatttttccaaaagcGTGTTCGCTATTGCTTCCCATGCTCGTCTACAG CTGATCAGTCAGCGCTTCTTGCTTTTAGAGATCGCATGATCACTTCTGATTCTCACAAAATCTTGGCAAAAAACTGGTCAGTTACCTCCTCCGTCTGTGATTGGATGGGAGTCACCTGTCACGCTCGACAACGTCGAGTGACTGACTTGAATATTTCAAGCATGAAGCTTACCGGTACCTTACCCCCTCAACTTGGGAACCGGTACTTTCTGGTTTCCCTTAACATTAGCAGCAACAATTTCCACGGAGAATTGCCCCGTGAGTTAGTTCACTTGCGCAGATTGAGATACCTTGATTTTGGGATCAACAATCTCTGTGGAGAGATTCCCTCCTGGTTTGGTTCCTTATACAAACTCCAATACCTGTCAGTCAGAATCTATAGCTTTACGGGTTCTATCCCGCCTTCCATCTCTAATATGTCAAGCTTGGAGACTTCATGGCTGTCTTGCAATTCAATTGAGGGGACCGTTCCAACAGAATTTCAGAATCTTCAtaatttgaagaatttgattaTTGAGAGTAATCAGCTTTCCGATCCTTTGCCTCTCCATGCTTTCAATCTTTCCTCAATGGAGAGCGTTTCCTTCTTGAATAACAGCCTATCTGGCATTCTTCACATCTGTCACCGTCTTCAGAAACTTACATGGCTTTGTCTAGCAGAGAACAATTTGATCGGTCGAATACCTTCAACGGTGTCTCAGTGTTCACTGCTTCGGTATCTTGCCTTGTTTGGGAACCATTTCACTGGATCCATACCTAACGGAATCGGGAACTTGACAATGCTGGAGGACCTATACCTGCAGATGAACAATTTAACAGGTAAAATGTATTAG